A genomic segment from Roseibium algicola encodes:
- a CDS encoding RelA/SpoT family protein, with product MMRQYELVERVTRYNPDADEALLNKAYVYAMQKHGTQTRASGDPYFSHPLEVAAILTDLRLDDATIAVALLHDTIEDTDATRAEIDSLFGEEIGKLVEGLTKIKRLDLVSQKAKQAENFRKLLLAIADDVRVLLVKLADRLHNMRTLHHMPEHKRGRIAEETMEIYAPLAGRMGMHDMREELEDIAFHTLNPEAYETITDRLVDLRERNRDLILDIETTLTERLSERGMAALVKGREKRPYSIFRKMQRKAIGFEQLSDIYGFRVTVGTVEACYRVLGVIHTTWPTVPGRFKDYISTPKQNDYKSIHTTIVGPSRQRVELQIRTISMDRVAEYGIAAHALYKDGEFGGRNIARHTEDCRAFEWLRRTTELLAQGDTPEEFLENTKLELFHDQVFCFSPKGRLIALPRGATPIDFAYAVHTGIGNTCVGCKINGKIMPLVTELHNGDEVEIIRSPAQTPPPAWEAIAVTGKARAAIRRATRESVRKQYGALGEHILKRAFARAEKAYSEDLLEAILDLLHQASVADLLAAVGRGDLSAQLVLKSAHPDYQDERVAISGPPLEEGWFGLKQGHGLKFRIPPGELDADKAAAGESGEPEEGPALPIRGLSGDIPVTFAPDGGAVPGDRIVGILTPSEGLTIYPIQSPSLKEFDDQTERWVDVRWDIDVNNPERFPARLDISAANEPGSLATIAQVIGENSGNIDNVKMMQRASDFHQMIIDLEVWDLKHLNRIINQLRTKPNVSSVSRVNG from the coding sequence ATGATGCGTCAATACGAACTCGTTGAACGAGTTACGCGCTACAATCCGGACGCCGACGAAGCCTTGCTCAACAAGGCTTACGTCTATGCCATGCAAAAGCATGGTACCCAGACGCGTGCGTCTGGCGACCCCTACTTCTCCCATCCGCTTGAAGTTGCCGCGATCCTCACGGACCTGCGCCTGGACGACGCCACCATTGCCGTTGCCTTGCTGCATGACACGATCGAGGACACCGACGCGACCCGGGCCGAGATCGACTCCCTGTTCGGCGAGGAAATCGGCAAGCTGGTCGAAGGCCTGACAAAGATCAAGCGCCTGGACCTGGTTTCACAGAAGGCCAAGCAGGCAGAAAACTTCCGCAAGCTTCTGCTTGCGATTGCCGATGACGTCCGCGTGCTTCTGGTCAAGCTGGCTGACCGTCTGCACAACATGCGCACGCTCCACCACATGCCGGAGCACAAGCGTGGGCGGATCGCGGAAGAAACGATGGAAATCTATGCGCCGCTCGCCGGACGCATGGGCATGCACGACATGCGCGAAGAGCTGGAAGACATTGCCTTCCATACGCTCAACCCCGAAGCTTATGAAACCATCACCGACCGTCTGGTCGATCTGCGCGAACGCAACCGCGATCTGATCCTGGACATCGAGACAACGCTGACCGAACGCCTTAGCGAACGGGGAATGGCCGCCCTCGTGAAGGGCCGTGAAAAACGTCCCTACTCCATCTTTCGCAAGATGCAGCGAAAGGCTATCGGCTTCGAACAGCTGTCCGATATCTACGGGTTCCGCGTCACTGTCGGCACCGTGGAAGCCTGCTACCGCGTGCTGGGTGTCATTCACACGACCTGGCCGACCGTTCCCGGCCGGTTCAAGGACTATATCTCCACGCCCAAGCAGAACGACTACAAGTCGATCCACACCACGATTGTCGGACCGTCCCGCCAGCGTGTGGAACTGCAGATCCGGACCATTTCCATGGACCGGGTGGCGGAATACGGTATCGCCGCACACGCGCTTTACAAGGACGGCGAATTCGGCGGACGCAATATCGCCCGGCATACGGAAGACTGCCGCGCCTTCGAATGGCTGCGCCGCACGACCGAACTGCTGGCTCAGGGCGACACGCCGGAAGAATTCCTGGAAAACACCAAGCTGGAACTTTTCCATGACCAGGTCTTCTGCTTCAGCCCAAAGGGCCGTCTGATCGCCCTCCCCCGAGGTGCGACGCCGATCGATTTCGCCTATGCGGTTCATACCGGTATCGGCAACACATGTGTCGGCTGCAAGATCAACGGCAAGATCATGCCGCTGGTGACCGAGCTGCATAACGGCGACGAGGTCGAAATCATCCGTTCGCCCGCGCAGACCCCGCCACCGGCCTGGGAAGCGATTGCCGTTACCGGCAAGGCCCGCGCCGCGATCCGCCGCGCCACCAGGGAATCCGTGCGCAAGCAATATGGAGCCCTTGGCGAACATATTCTGAAGCGTGCATTCGCCAGAGCTGAAAAAGCCTATTCGGAAGACCTGCTGGAAGCGATCCTCGATCTCCTGCACCAGGCCAGCGTCGCCGACTTGCTGGCGGCCGTCGGACGCGGGGATCTTTCCGCCCAACTGGTTCTGAAATCGGCTCACCCGGACTATCAGGACGAGCGCGTTGCCATTTCCGGCCCGCCACTGGAAGAAGGCTGGTTCGGCCTGAAACAGGGCCACGGACTGAAGTTCCGCATTCCGCCCGGCGAACTGGATGCAGACAAGGCAGCTGCCGGCGAGAGTGGCGAGCCTGAAGAAGGTCCTGCCCTTCCCATTCGTGGTCTGTCCGGCGACATCCCGGTTACTTTTGCTCCCGATGGCGGTGCTGTTCCCGGCGACCGTATCGTCGGCATCTTGACCCCGTCCGAAGGACTGACCATCTATCCAATACAATCGCCGTCCCTGAAGGAATTCGACGACCAGACGGAGCGCTGGGTCGACGTTCGCTGGGACATCGACGTCAACAATCCGGAACGGTTCCCAGCACGTCTGGACATTTCGGCTGCAAACGAACCTGGTTCCCTGGCAACCATCGCGCAGGTGATCGGCGAAAACAGCGGCAACATCGACAACGTCAAGATGATGCAGCGAGCCTCGGACTTCCATCAGATGATCATCGATCTTGAAGTCTGGGACCTGAAACACCTGAACAGGATCATAAATCAGCTGCGAACCAAGCCTAATGTTTCCAGCGTCAGCCGTGTGAACGGCTAG
- the pyrE gene encoding orotate phosphoribosyltransferase, giving the protein MTRDEVLAVFREAGAFLEGHFILTSGLRSPVFLQKARVFMYPDKTEKLCKALADKIRASGLGQIDYIVSPALGGLIPGYETARHLGVPAMWVEREDGEFRLRRFEMPQGARVIVVEDIVTTGLSSRETVTSLKALGAEVLGVACLIDRSGGEADASVPVIALAEYKVPAYEPDNLPPELAALPAVKPGSRGLS; this is encoded by the coding sequence ATGACACGCGATGAAGTTCTGGCCGTATTCCGCGAGGCCGGCGCCTTTCTGGAGGGGCACTTCATTCTGACCTCCGGTCTGCGCAGCCCGGTATTTCTGCAGAAGGCCCGCGTGTTCATGTATCCGGACAAGACGGAAAAGCTCTGCAAGGCACTCGCCGACAAGATCCGCGCCTCCGGCCTGGGCCAGATCGACTACATCGTATCTCCGGCGCTCGGTGGTCTTATTCCGGGCTACGAAACCGCCCGCCATCTTGGCGTTCCCGCCATGTGGGTGGAGCGCGAGGACGGGGAGTTTCGGCTGCGCCGCTTCGAAATGCCGCAAGGCGCCCGTGTCATTGTTGTAGAGGATATTGTCACGACCGGCCTATCGAGTCGGGAAACGGTAACCTCGTTGAAAGCTCTTGGTGCTGAAGTCCTCGGTGTTGCCTGCCTGATCGACCGCTCCGGCGGCGAGGCTGACGCCTCGGTTCCGGTGATTGCTCTGGCAGAATACAAGGTTCCGGCCTATGAACCTGACAACCTGCCGCCGGAACTTGCCGCCTTGCCAGCTGTCAAACCTGGCAGCCGCGGACTGAGCTGA
- a CDS encoding DUF2062 domain-containing protein codes for MLFRRRNRPTRIERLRVAVWPRNSWARSTRYFGKRVLRLTATPHAIALGFAAGAFASCTPLVGFHFLTAFALAYLVRGNMIAAALGTSVGNPLTFPFIWAFTFKIGQWIIHGRAPKADPHQVHQQFQQGLFEKSLDALWPMLKPMFIGAVPLGLIVGTVSYVVVYKSVEVYQRRRRNKLADKGAGKHGRLFPAPGNTVEEDGSA; via the coding sequence ATGCTGTTTCGCCGGAGAAATAGGCCAACACGGATTGAGCGACTGCGCGTTGCCGTCTGGCCCCGGAACAGCTGGGCGCGGTCGACCCGCTATTTCGGCAAGCGCGTCTTGCGCCTCACGGCGACACCCCACGCGATTGCCCTTGGCTTTGCCGCGGGCGCCTTCGCTTCATGCACACCTCTTGTCGGCTTCCATTTCCTGACCGCTTTCGCACTTGCCTACCTGGTGCGCGGCAACATGATAGCAGCAGCGCTTGGAACTTCCGTCGGCAATCCACTGACGTTCCCGTTCATTTGGGCCTTCACCTTCAAAATCGGACAGTGGATCATCCACGGGCGCGCTCCAAAGGCGGACCCGCATCAGGTTCACCAGCAGTTTCAGCAAGGTCTTTTCGAAAAATCTCTCGACGCGCTCTGGCCAATGCTCAAACCGATGTTCATCGGTGCGGTTCCTCTTGGATTGATCGTTGGAACGGTCTCCTATGTGGTCGTTTACAAGAGCGTCGAGGTCTACCAGCGCCGCCGCAGAAACAAGCTGGCCGACAAGGGCGCCGGCAAACATGGCCGTTTGTTCCCTGCCCCGGGCAACACTGTCGAAGAAGACGGCAGCGCTTGA
- the acpS gene encoding holo-ACP synthase has protein sequence MILGIGSDLIDIRRIEKTLERFGERFTNRVFTEIERTKSDKRAERAASYAKRFAAKEACSKALGSGIRMGVAWREMGVVNLPSGKPTIALTGGAAERLQAMAPAGFRTTIDLTITDDYPLAQAFVVISAWPTDWPEPQKADSP, from the coding sequence ATGATCCTTGGAATTGGCAGCGATCTGATCGATATCCGCCGGATCGAGAAAACACTCGAAAGATTCGGCGAGCGCTTTACCAACCGGGTCTTCACCGAAATCGAGCGGACAAAATCTGACAAGCGCGCCGAGCGCGCTGCATCCTATGCAAAACGGTTTGCGGCCAAGGAAGCCTGCTCGAAGGCACTTGGCAGCGGCATTCGCATGGGAGTCGCCTGGCGGGAAATGGGCGTGGTGAACCTTCCTTCCGGCAAACCCACCATTGCCCTGACCGGTGGCGCTGCCGAACGATTGCAGGCAATGGCGCCTGCCGGTTTCAGGACCACCATTGATCTGACCATTACGGATGATTATCCGCTTGCGCAGGCATTTGTCGTGATTTCGGCGTGGCCGACCGACTGGCCCGAGCCGCAAAAGGCGGATTCCCCCTGA
- the lepB gene encoding signal peptidase I: MSVTENKKDKDSGLAETIKVIVQALLLALIVRTFLFQPFNIPSGSMKDTLLVGDYLFVSKYSYGYSRFSFPFGLGPFSGRIWSAEPERGDVAVFKLPTDTSIDYIKRVIGLPGDTIQVIEGVVHINGEPVKRERIDDYIEQSPSGLVRRVPRYRETLPNGVSYETLDLTTRGEVDNTREYKVPEGHYFMMGDNRDNSIDSRYLNRVGYVPFENFMGRAEILFFSVKDGTPAWHIWSWPWSVRWERIGRTL, encoded by the coding sequence ATGAGCGTGACGGAAAACAAGAAGGATAAGGACAGCGGCCTCGCCGAAACCATCAAGGTTATTGTCCAGGCGCTGTTGCTTGCCCTGATCGTGCGAACATTCCTGTTCCAGCCGTTCAACATTCCGTCCGGCTCGATGAAGGACACCTTGCTGGTTGGCGACTATCTGTTCGTCTCCAAATACAGCTACGGATATTCCCGCTTTTCCTTCCCTTTCGGCCTGGGCCCGTTCAGCGGCCGGATCTGGTCCGCCGAGCCAGAGCGGGGAGATGTCGCCGTTTTCAAGCTGCCGACCGATACGTCCATTGACTACATCAAGCGCGTGATCGGCCTGCCGGGCGATACCATCCAGGTCATCGAGGGCGTGGTGCATATCAACGGCGAACCGGTCAAACGCGAGCGGATCGACGACTACATCGAACAATCGCCCTCTGGTCTCGTACGTCGGGTGCCGCGCTATCGGGAAACCCTGCCAAACGGCGTTTCTTATGAAACCCTGGACCTGACCACGCGCGGAGAGGTGGACAACACCCGCGAGTACAAGGTGCCCGAAGGCCATTACTTCATGATGGGCGACAACCGCGACAACTCCATCGACAGCCGTTATCTGAACAGGGTCGGCTACGTTCCGTTCGAAAACTTCATGGGCCGTGCCGAAATCCTGTTCTTCTCCGTCAAGGACGGAACTCCTGCCTGGCATATCTGGTCCTGGCCGTGGAGCGTTCGATGGGAACGGATTGGCCGGACACTCTAA
- the rnc gene encoding ribonuclease III has protein sequence MKRQLHQPGPISALKTALQYEFRDLELLRVALTHASALAPSETVAGSYQRLEFLGDRVLGLVIASMLHKHFPKADEGELARRFNHMVKRETCAEIAQELGVGDAMRIGLAEAQTGGRKKTALLADICESVIAAIYLDGGFEAAESFITRLWEPRMLSWSGPLRDAKTTLQEWAQSKSLPTPRYDVTGRDGPDHAPNFTVSVTVQGLPPGEGKGGSKRIAEQNAAEAVLRREGVWKE, from the coding sequence ATGAAAAGACAACTGCATCAACCAGGTCCGATTTCGGCCCTGAAAACGGCACTGCAATACGAGTTTCGGGACCTGGAACTCCTGCGGGTCGCGCTGACCCATGCCAGTGCCCTTGCACCGTCTGAAACAGTAGCGGGCAGTTATCAGCGTCTGGAGTTCCTTGGCGACCGGGTTCTCGGCCTCGTGATAGCTTCCATGCTGCACAAGCATTTTCCCAAGGCTGACGAAGGTGAGTTGGCGCGGCGCTTCAACCATATGGTCAAGCGCGAAACCTGCGCGGAAATCGCCCAGGAACTTGGTGTCGGCGATGCGATGCGCATCGGGCTTGCAGAAGCACAGACCGGGGGCAGGAAGAAAACTGCCCTGCTCGCCGATATTTGCGAGTCGGTCATTGCCGCGATTTACCTGGACGGCGGGTTTGAGGCGGCCGAAAGCTTCATTACGCGCCTTTGGGAGCCGCGTATGCTATCCTGGTCGGGTCCACTGCGCGACGCCAAGACAACGCTGCAGGAATGGGCACAATCGAAGAGCCTGCCGACACCGCGATATGATGTAACAGGCCGGGACGGACCGGACCACGCACCGAATTTCACCGTGTCGGTGACCGTTCAGGGACTGCCGCCAGGCGAAGGCAAGGGTGGCTCCAAACGGATTGCGGAACAGAATGCGGCAGAGGCCGTATTGCGCCGGGAAGGCGTCTGGAAGGAATAA
- the era gene encoding GTPase Era, whose product MPLPEPLPEMPADTKAGFIALIGAPNAGKSTLINQLVGTKVSIVTHKVQTTRTIVRGVAMHGAAQLVFIDTPGIFKPKRRLDRAMVDTAWGGARDADLIALLVDARKGLTEEVENILKRLSSQQAPKVLILNKTDVAKREKLLQLAQKINEFVSFEETFMVSALTGDGTETILDYFASKVPDGPWLFPEDQPSDLPLRILAAEITREKLFERLHEELPYISTVETEQWQARKDGSARIEQTIYVERDSQKSIVLGKRGQTIKAISQSARKELSEIIEAPVHLFLFVKVRENWADDPERYREMGLEFPK is encoded by the coding sequence ATGCCGCTGCCTGAGCCGCTGCCGGAGATGCCCGCTGATACCAAGGCGGGTTTCATTGCCCTGATAGGCGCGCCCAATGCCGGCAAATCGACGCTGATCAATCAGCTTGTCGGCACCAAGGTCTCCATCGTTACGCACAAGGTGCAGACAACACGCACCATTGTGCGCGGCGTGGCCATGCACGGCGCGGCACAGCTGGTGTTCATCGACACGCCGGGCATTTTCAAGCCCAAGCGCCGGCTCGATCGCGCCATGGTCGACACCGCCTGGGGCGGTGCGCGCGATGCCGACCTGATCGCGCTTCTGGTCGATGCCCGCAAAGGCCTGACCGAGGAAGTGGAGAACATCCTCAAGCGCCTGTCCAGCCAGCAGGCACCGAAGGTTCTGATCCTCAACAAGACCGATGTCGCCAAGCGTGAAAAACTTCTTCAGCTGGCGCAGAAGATCAACGAATTCGTCTCTTTTGAAGAAACCTTCATGGTATCGGCTCTGACCGGCGACGGCACCGAGACCATCCTGGACTATTTCGCGTCCAAGGTTCCGGACGGCCCCTGGCTCTTTCCGGAAGACCAGCCGTCGGACCTGCCCCTGCGCATTCTTGCGGCCGAAATCACCCGCGAAAAGCTGTTCGAGCGCCTGCATGAGGAACTGCCCTATATCTCCACCGTGGAGACGGAACAGTGGCAGGCCCGCAAGGACGGGTCGGCCCGGATCGAACAGACCATCTACGTGGAGCGGGACAGCCAGAAGTCCATCGTGCTCGGTAAACGCGGACAGACGATCAAGGCGATTTCACAGTCAGCGCGCAAAGAGCTCTCGGAAATCATCGAAGCTCCCGTTCATCTGTTCCTGTTCGTGAAGGTTCGGGAGAACTGGGCGGACGATCCGGAGCGTTACCGGGAAATGGGACTGGAATTTCCGAAATAA
- the recO gene encoding DNA repair protein RecO, whose amino-acid sequence MEWSGRGVVLTTRKHGENDVILETMTLDHGRHLGLVRGGRSRRHRPVLQPGNELTLTWKARLSDHLGQYHIEPETLRAGDLMTSSLGLAALQHLAFLLRLLPERHAYPRLFNALTVVLDHLEASDAAAALLIRFELEVLRDLGIGLDLSSCAATGSNEDLAYVSPKSARAVCREAGTPYHDRLLPLPGFLLEGQRQAGSELTWADVTQGFDLTSFFLNRYLQEHGTRDGGTRSQVLSALEKRYRTEFPWNF is encoded by the coding sequence TTGGAATGGAGCGGACGCGGCGTGGTGCTGACCACCCGCAAACACGGCGAAAACGATGTCATTCTGGAGACCATGACGCTGGATCATGGCCGCCACCTCGGCCTTGTGCGTGGTGGTCGTTCCCGGCGGCACCGGCCTGTCCTGCAGCCCGGCAACGAGCTAACCCTCACCTGGAAGGCGCGCCTTTCCGACCATCTTGGTCAGTATCACATAGAGCCGGAAACCCTGCGAGCGGGTGACCTCATGACCAGCAGTCTCGGTCTGGCCGCGCTTCAGCATCTGGCCTTTCTGCTTCGCCTCCTGCCCGAAAGACATGCCTACCCGAGACTGTTCAATGCGCTGACCGTGGTTCTGGACCATCTGGAGGCTTCGGACGCGGCAGCCGCGCTTCTGATCCGTTTCGAGCTTGAGGTGTTGCGCGACCTCGGCATCGGTCTCGATCTTTCGTCCTGCGCCGCCACCGGCAGCAACGAAGACCTTGCCTATGTCTCACCAAAATCCGCCCGTGCGGTCTGCCGGGAAGCCGGCACGCCCTACCATGACCGCCTGCTGCCCCTGCCCGGCTTTCTTCTTGAGGGGCAACGACAGGCCGGCAGTGAGCTAACCTGGGCCGATGTTACCCAGGGGTTCGACCTGACAAGCTTTTTTCTGAACAGATACCTGCAGGAACATGGCACCAGGGACGGCGGCACGCGAAGCCAGGTACTCTCCGCCCTTGAGAAGCGTTACCGAACCGAATTTCCCTGGAATTTCTGA
- the lepB gene encoding signal peptidase I — MASKRKSFRWLLVGLVALVLVAVAVSWNDFYLLRLKTYSNLSSNMRPTLEVDEVVLATKIFPSMGEHYEPVRGDVIVFTIAAKRANDYMKRVIGLPGERIRLQDGVVLINDVPVPRQALADYRYEHRDGSEISAPRFRETLPNGRSYEVLDLDPQGEMDTTREYVVPDGHLFVMGDNRDNSVDSRFTDYIGYVPLSGVFGVVEMILLPKGEGSSLWQPQQPEAN, encoded by the coding sequence ATGGCTTCCAAACGCAAATCTTTTCGCTGGCTCTTGGTCGGTTTGGTAGCGCTGGTTCTGGTCGCGGTCGCGGTGTCCTGGAACGATTTTTACCTGCTGCGCCTGAAAACCTATTCCAATCTTTCAAGCAACATGCGTCCGACCCTGGAGGTCGATGAAGTTGTTCTTGCGACAAAAATCTTCCCCTCAATGGGCGAGCACTATGAGCCAGTCCGCGGAGACGTAATCGTTTTCACTATCGCCGCCAAAAGAGCGAACGATTATATGAAAAGGGTCATCGGCTTGCCTGGCGAGCGCATACGGCTTCAGGACGGCGTGGTGCTGATCAATGATGTGCCTGTTCCACGTCAGGCCCTTGCAGACTATCGCTACGAGCATCGAGACGGCTCAGAGATCTCTGCTCCGCGATTTAGGGAAACTTTGCCGAACGGCAGAAGTTACGAAGTTCTGGATCTCGATCCGCAAGGAGAAATGGACACGACAAGAGAATATGTCGTGCCCGACGGTCATCTGTTTGTAATGGGCGACAATCGAGACAACTCCGTCGATAGTCGTTTTACAGACTACATCGGGTATGTACCGCTGAGTGGGGTCTTCGGTGTCGTTGAGATGATCCTTCTTCCGAAAGGCGAGGGCAGTTCGCTGTGGCAGCCGCAGCAGCCGGAAGCAAATTAG
- a CDS encoding putative bifunctional diguanylate cyclase/phosphodiesterase: MTAFKTWVAGDSGDPDVALAQYQFIQRQTPFLYMMSLAGGWGLSVTHWSVAPIALTLVVPLLVTAFAVQRIVTVRRRQKETPSHAEILAWQKQAKVLAVVSPAIFSIWVLSLFPYGGPYLQVQVVFTIAVANLVLLFCLIHFRAVALINAFCANTLYFIYFAIAGEHVFTYFALYGIAASMGAFFILNNHYRGFIKLIRTGRDLKRHSEELEHKQDETQKLSDLNYYIANHDHMTGLPNRRCFLLELDQSFRSARQSGEPLSLCVFDLGGLRAINNIYGLNTGDQILLEVVRRLKSKLAPQMFVARIAGDEFALLAVGDEAAFSDVSSFFDELFAESCQLPEASMKLNYAAGIAHLDESVLSPTDLLEHAVYVLQEAKLNRNEPVAVFGPRHSEQMLSHARVTQALQSADIEAELSVAFQPIVDVAHNRITGVECLARWNSPLLGNVPPGEFIPIAERCGVINRLTLVLLRKALEAARHWPADLKLSFNLSASNLSSRGFVQEILDLLESFGFEPGRLHCEVTETSVMWDFKEASRAILALKETGIRLSLDDFGTGYSSLSHVHKLPLDCIKVDRSFVHGIRPDTAGYGIVKSLLALSRDMGIACVVEGVETEEELSVLKSLGTSEVQGYLFSRPLSEADLGRLFTKGMTLSSGTMQSDDPPVALEAAQAG; this comes from the coding sequence GTGACGGCTTTCAAAACGTGGGTTGCTGGTGATAGTGGCGACCCGGACGTTGCCCTTGCGCAATATCAGTTCATCCAGCGCCAGACACCGTTCCTCTACATGATGAGCCTGGCTGGCGGTTGGGGTTTGTCGGTGACGCACTGGTCGGTTGCTCCGATCGCTCTGACGCTTGTGGTGCCGCTACTCGTGACCGCCTTCGCCGTGCAGCGGATCGTGACGGTTCGCAGGCGCCAGAAAGAAACGCCGAGCCACGCTGAAATTCTTGCCTGGCAGAAGCAGGCCAAGGTCCTGGCGGTGGTTTCGCCTGCGATTTTCTCGATCTGGGTTCTGTCGCTTTTTCCCTATGGCGGGCCATACCTGCAGGTTCAGGTGGTCTTCACGATTGCCGTCGCCAATCTGGTGCTGCTTTTCTGCCTGATCCATTTTCGCGCGGTTGCCCTCATCAACGCCTTCTGCGCCAACACCTTGTATTTTATATACTTTGCCATCGCAGGCGAGCATGTCTTCACCTATTTCGCGCTCTATGGAATAGCGGCTTCCATGGGGGCCTTCTTCATCCTGAACAACCACTATCGCGGCTTCATCAAACTGATCCGCACGGGTAGGGATCTGAAACGTCATTCCGAGGAACTGGAACACAAGCAGGATGAAACCCAGAAACTGAGTGATCTGAACTACTACATCGCGAACCACGATCACATGACCGGTCTGCCCAACCGGCGTTGCTTTCTTCTGGAACTGGACCAAAGCTTCAGGTCGGCTCGCCAGTCGGGAGAACCGCTGTCGTTATGTGTATTCGATCTGGGAGGCCTCAGGGCCATCAACAACATCTATGGGCTCAATACCGGAGATCAGATCCTTCTTGAGGTCGTGCGGCGGCTGAAATCCAAGCTCGCACCGCAAATGTTCGTGGCCCGGATTGCCGGTGACGAGTTCGCATTATTAGCCGTTGGGGACGAAGCAGCCTTTTCGGATGTCAGCAGTTTCTTTGACGAATTGTTTGCGGAGAGTTGCCAACTGCCGGAAGCCAGCATGAAGCTGAACTATGCCGCCGGCATAGCTCATCTGGATGAAAGCGTTCTGTCACCGACGGACCTGCTGGAACACGCCGTCTACGTTCTCCAGGAAGCAAAGCTTAATCGGAACGAGCCGGTTGCCGTGTTCGGACCGCGCCACAGCGAACAGATGCTGTCCCACGCCAGAGTTACCCAGGCGCTGCAGTCGGCGGACATTGAAGCCGAATTGTCGGTTGCCTTTCAACCGATCGTGGATGTGGCACACAACCGGATTACGGGTGTGGAATGTCTTGCCCGTTGGAACAGTCCGTTGCTGGGCAATGTGCCGCCAGGTGAGTTCATCCCCATTGCCGAACGTTGCGGAGTGATCAACAGGCTGACGCTGGTCTTGTTGCGCAAGGCGCTTGAAGCCGCTCGTCACTGGCCAGCCGATCTGAAGCTGTCTTTCAACCTGTCGGCAAGCAACCTGTCGTCCCGTGGTTTCGTGCAGGAGATACTCGACCTGTTGGAGAGCTTCGGATTTGAGCCAGGGCGACTGCATTGCGAAGTGACGGAAACTTCCGTGATGTGGGATTTCAAGGAAGCTAGCCGGGCGATCCTCGCCTTGAAGGAAACCGGGATCCGTCTGTCACTCGACGATTTCGGCACCGGTTATTCGAGCCTTTCCCATGTTCACAAGCTGCCCCTCGACTGCATCAAGGTCGATCGAAGTTTCGTCCACGGTATTCGGCCGGATACAGCCGGATATGGCATCGTCAAGTCGCTGTTGGCCCTCAGCCGCGACATGGGCATTGCCTGCGTTGTCGAAGGCGTTGAAACGGAAGAAGAACTGTCCGTTCTAAAAAGTCTCGGCACAAGCGAAGTGCAGGGCTACCTGTTTTCCAGGCCGCTTTCCGAAGCGGATCTTGGACGCCTGTTTACCAAAGGCATGACCCTTTCCAGCGGCACAATGCAATCGGACGACCCTCCGGTTGCTTTGGAGGCTGCCCAGGCAGGATGA